A genomic stretch from Thunnus maccoyii chromosome 19, fThuMac1.1, whole genome shotgun sequence includes:
- the slc25a46 gene encoding solute carrier family 25 member 46 gives MASRRPDSFDGLGYRGRDDPLYGANYPVRSAGAPAEPQHHHWVTTPPDIPGSRNLYAGERTPLHDEPLGEFGGPGAAAGWDTPQPGVPPAEQLNRFAGFGIGLVSLFTENVLAHPCIVFRRQCQVNYHARCYHLTPFSAVAVMYTITKAQGPKALWKGMGSTFIVHGVTLGAEGIISEFTPLPRELPHRWSWKQLAGHLLLKGLTAVVALPFYCASLIETVQSEIVRDDSSAGLLDCVREGLTRLLGVGAPHSRRLLPLSCLLLPAALHAVLRYAISASVQRAALWLHQRGKKQRHDPANPLDAYFPELAAAWAGSLVADVILFPLETALHRLSLQGTRTIIDATDGAVATGNGGSPLVLPVNTQYDGFADCLHAIRRKEGRAGFYRGFGALATQYALHGALLAAARTLLRLLLLEGKAS, from the exons ATGGCCTCCAGGCGGCCGGACAGCTTCGACGGGCTCGGCTACCGGGGCCGCGACGACCCGCTGTACGGTGCGAACTATCCGGTGAGGAGCGCCGGAGCACCCGCAGAGCCGCAGCACCACCACTGGGTCACCACGCCGCCGGACATCCCCGGCAGCCGCAACCTGTACGCCGGAGAGCGGACACCGCTGCATGACGAGCCGCTGGGAGAGTTTGGAGGTCCCGGAGCCGCTGCCGGGTGGGACACTCCGCAGCCCGGCGTGCCGCCCGCCG aGCAGCTGAATCGATTCGCTGGTTTTGGGATCGGACTTGTCAG tctgttCACAGAGAACGTTCTGGCTCATCCCTGCATCGTGTTTCGTCGGCAGTGTCAG GTGAACTACCACGCCCGCTGTTACCATCTGACCCCGTTCAGCGCCGTCGCCGTCATGTACACCATCACCAAGGCTCAG GGTCCGAAGGCTCTGTGGAAGGGGATGGGCAGCACCTTCATCGTCCACGGAGTCACACTGGGGGCTGAGGGCATCATCAGCGAGTTCACGCCGTTACCACG gGAGCTCCCTCACAGGTGGAGCTGGAAGCAGCTGGCAGGACATTTGCTGCTCAAAGG GTTGACAGCGGTGGTCGCTCTGCCGTTTTACTGCGCCAGCCTCATCGAGACCGTGCAG AGTGAGATTGTGCGTGACGACTCCTCAGCGGGTCTGTTGGATTGTGTTCGGGAAGGTCTGACTCGGCTGCTGGGCGTCGGCGCTCCTCACAGCCGCCGCCTGCTGCCGctcagctgcctgctgcttcCTGCGGCGCTGCACGCCGTGCTGCGCTACGCTATCTCGGCCTCCGTCCAGCGGGCGGCGCTGTGGCTGCACCAGCGGGGCAAGAAGCAACGCCATGACCCGGCCAACCCACTCGACGCATACTTCCCCGAGCTGGCGGCAGCGTGGGCGGGGTCTCTGGTGGCCGATGTCATCCTGTTCCCACTGGAGACGGCGCTGCACCGCCTCAGCCTGCAGGGCACGCGCACCATCATCGACGCCACCGACGGAGCCGTCGCCACGGGCAATGGTGGCAGCCCACTGGTGCTGCCCGTCAACACGCAGTACGACGGCTTCGCCGACTGCCTCCACGCCATCCGCCGCAAAGAGGGCAGGGCGGGTTTTTACCGCGGCTTCGGAGCACTGGCGACGCAGTATGCGCTGCATGGAGCGCTACTCGCCGCTGCCAGGACActgctgaggctgctgctgctggagggcAAGGCCAGTTAG
- the slc31a1 gene encoding high affinity copper uptake protein 1: protein MDHMNHMNHTAMEMDHTHHHQHTMAPPTDGGHDHGGGGGLDGKCGGHGGMAMTFYFGYNNVELLFTGLLINSPGEMVGACIGVFLLAILYEGLKIGREALLRRSQVNVRYNSMPLPGADGTVLMETHKTVGQRMLSPAHFMQTLLHIFQVVVSYFLMLVFMTYNGYLCIAVAAGAGMGYFLFSWRKAVVVDITEHCH from the exons ATGGACCACATGAACCATATGAACCACACCGCCATGGAGATGGACCACACCCACCACCATCAACACACCATGGCTCCGCCCACCGACGGCGGCCATGACCACGGAGGCGGAGGAGGGCTTGATGGGAAGTGTGGTGGACACGGAGGGATG GCGATGACCTTTTACTTCGGCTACAACAACGTGGAGCTGCTGTTCACCGGACTGCTCATCAACTCTCCTGGAG AGATGGTGGGAGCGTGTATTGGTGTCTTCCTATTGGCCATCCTGTACGAGGGGCTGAAGATCGGCCGCGAGGCGCTGCTGCGGCGCAGTCAGGTCAACGTGCGCTACAACTCGATGCCGCTGCCCGGGGCTGATGGGACGGTACTGATGGAGACGCACAAGACGGTCGG GCAGCGGATGCTAAGCCCCGCCCACTTCATGCAGACGCTGCTACACATTTTTCAGGTGGTCGTCAGCTACTTCCTGATGCTCGTCTTCATGACCTACAACGGCTACCTCTGCATCGCCGTGGCAGCTGGCGCCGGCATGGGCTACTTCTTGTTCAGCTGGAGGAAGGCCGTGGTTGTTGATATCACCGAGCACTGCCATTAG